The proteins below are encoded in one region of Silene latifolia isolate original U9 population chromosome 2, ASM4854445v1, whole genome shotgun sequence:
- the LOC141641660 gene encoding DUF21 domain-containing protein At2g14520-like — protein METLPIFLDSLVTAWGAILISVTLILLFGEIIPQSLCSRYGLAIGATVAPFVRVLVWICFPIAYRISKLLDLLLGHGHKALFRMAELKTLVNLHGNENL, from the exons ATGGAG ACACTCCCAATTTTCCTGGATAGTTTGGTTACAGCTTGGGGTGCCATCCTCATTTCAGTGACATTAATACTTTTGTTTGGCGAG ATTATACCGCAATCACTTTGTTCTCGCTATGGTTTGGCGATTGGTGCAACAGTTGCTCCTTTTGTTCGTGTACTTGTTTGGATTTGTTTTCCTATTGCCTACCGCATAAGCAAG CTGCTGGATTTACTTCTAGGGCATGGACATAAAGCTCTTTTCCGCATGGCTGAGCTGAAGACACTTGTGAATCTGCATGGAAACGAG AATCTTTAG
- the LOC141641661 gene encoding CO(2)-response secreted protease-like, whose product MKEYGARYYQDKDSESIVRTARDSEGHGTHVASTAAGASVQEASYYGLAQGTAKGGSSSSRIAMYKVCSTIGCPGSAILAAFDDAIADGVDLLSLSLGASSGFAPDFTEDPIAIGSFHVVQRGITVVCSAGNDGPSQKSVVNVAPWILTVAATTINRDFESAVVLGNNNVIQSLRLAEQVFMSTTLEVRLGCVIFMKFLRDSTF is encoded by the exons ATGAAGGAATATG GAGCAAGATACTACCAAGACAAAGACAGCGAATCAATAGTAAGAACAGCAAGAGACTCAGAAGGGCACGGGACTCATGTAGCATCAACAGCAGCAGGAGCATCCGTACAGGAAGCATCATACTATGGATTAGCCCAAGGAACAGCAAAAGGCGGCTCATCTTCATCGCGTATTGCTATGTATAAGGTGTGTAGCACCATTGGGTGCCCTGGTTCAGCAATATTGGCTGCATTTGACGATGCAATAGCAGATGGTGTTGACCTTCTATCTCTGTCCCTTGGTGCCTCGAGTGGGTTTGCACCCGATTTCACTGAAGACCCTATCGCAATTGGTTCTTTCCATGTTGTTCAGAGGGGGATTACTGTGGTTTGCTCTGCCGGGAATGATGGTCCTTCTCAAAAATCTGTTGTTAATGTGGCTCCTTGGATATTGACTGTTGCGGCTACTACTATTAACCGTGATTTTGAGTCTGCAGTAGTCCTTGGCAACAACAATGTTATCCAG TCATTGCGCTTGGCGGAACAGGTCTTCATGTCTACTACATTGGAAGTTAGGCTTGGTTGTGTAATTTTCATGAAATTCCTCCGTGATTCTACATTCTAA